From Candidatus Zixiibacteriota bacterium, a single genomic window includes:
- a CDS encoding T9SS type A sorting domain-containing protein has translation MKKMHWLLNLSCAIVLIACIGSASAQDSGITDTLRLVAPADWVITSEADSLFTIEVWVWADETVSGFSFPLRITTSGDSYWSSRVDTAMAADTLIKGGGISSQIFTFRRSLLKNVYDYKTTDIDTTKGFVGMLIGLVNIVPASALWTPSTSTKLGDLVLKVKNWGTLPNAFTIEVDSAFYPPAGAFKYSVTGSTGFPPHFVKATINVNNSVLDAGEDIEVGDPVLPKSYELAQNYPNPFNPSTTLKFYNAQKSHVNLTIYNIMGQRVRTLVDSDMDIGWQEVIWDGVDSQGEQVSSGLYFYKMDANDFTETKKMLLVK, from the coding sequence ATGAAGAAGATGCACTGGTTATTGAATTTATCATGCGCAATTGTCTTGATCGCATGTATTGGCTCTGCGTCGGCTCAGGACAGTGGTATTACAGACACCTTGCGGCTGGTTGCGCCAGCTGACTGGGTGATTACAAGCGAGGCAGATTCGCTCTTCACAATTGAAGTCTGGGTCTGGGCCGATGAAACGGTCAGCGGGTTCTCCTTCCCGCTGAGAATCACGACCAGCGGCGACAGTTACTGGAGTTCACGCGTTGATACAGCGATGGCCGCCGACACTCTCATCAAAGGTGGCGGCATTAGTTCCCAGATATTTACGTTTCGCAGATCACTGTTAAAGAATGTCTATGACTACAAGACTACTGACATTGACACAACCAAAGGGTTTGTCGGCATGTTGATCGGGCTCGTTAACATTGTACCGGCAAGTGCACTGTGGACGCCCAGTACTTCCACAAAGCTGGGCGATTTGGTGCTGAAGGTGAAGAATTGGGGCACGCTTCCCAATGCTTTCACCATTGAAGTAGATTCCGCGTTTTACCCGCCTGCTGGCGCGTTCAAGTACTCGGTAACCGGTAGCACTGGATTCCCTCCTCACTTCGTCAAGGCGACTATCAATGTGAATAACAGTGTGTTGGATGCTGGTGAAGACATAGAAGTCGGTGACCCTGTGCTTCCAAAGTCGTACGAGCTGGCTCAGAACTATCCAAATCCGTTCAACCCATCGACAACTCTGAAGTTCTATAACGCTCAGAAGAGTCATGTTAATCTGACCATCTATAATATTATGGGGCAGAGAGTCAGGACTCTGGTCGATTCCGACATGGATATCGGATGGCAGGAGGTCATCTGGGATGGTGTCGACAGTCAGGGCGAACAGGTCTCGAGCGGCCTCTATTTCTATAAGATGGATGCCAACGATTTCACTGAAACCAAGAAGATGCTTCTGGTCAAGTAG
- a CDS encoding Do family serine endopeptidase: protein MRENKSVTRWGLFFVSLALTAIIFAAIGFGVSNVVSVRRDVDHSLPAPQVTYTQAVSLPPTPITQSGESPFVAVVEKSYDAVVNISSNRRVQSRYHEMYDDFWRRFFKMPDREQVIPSFGSGFVVRDDGYIVTNNHVVDGGEDITVTLSDKSTHKATVVGADQPTDLAVLKIETNRRLQTVEFGNSSDMRVGDWVLAIGNPFPSLGLDRTVTVGVVSGKGRSQLSFGSETPIYQDYIQTDASINPGNSGGPLINLEGKVVGVNSAIASPSGGSVGIGFAIPSDLAKQIVSEIITEGKVARGYLGVLPRNLTTDEAEMVGLDRLMGVYIDEVTPGSPAAVGGLRNDDVISTFNGQEINGEQDFRLRVAAAKNGEEVKLGIIRRGKQQQVTVVLADREAALADYTPATPSTGNKPAESENVSSNWLGMTVADCSQELAYSMGVDYHEGAIVVSVDGRSPADVKGVVPGTIIVEIDYVPVKGKDDFEKVAKDIGNRDRAIAFHVFDVTGRIGYVAIKPQ, encoded by the coding sequence TTGCGCGAGAATAAAAGTGTCACCCGGTGGGGGCTTTTTTTTGTTTCACTGGCATTAACAGCAATAATCTTCGCTGCCATAGGCTTTGGGGTTTCCAATGTCGTGAGCGTGCGGCGCGATGTAGATCATTCTCTTCCTGCGCCTCAGGTGACTTATACACAGGCGGTTTCGCTCCCTCCCACGCCGATTACTCAGAGTGGGGAGAGCCCATTCGTTGCGGTGGTCGAGAAGTCTTATGACGCTGTCGTGAATATCTCCTCCAACCGGCGAGTGCAGTCTCGTTATCACGAAATGTATGACGATTTTTGGCGCCGTTTCTTCAAGATGCCGGACAGAGAGCAGGTAATCCCTTCATTCGGGTCCGGATTCGTTGTTCGCGACGATGGGTACATTGTCACCAACAATCATGTTGTCGACGGCGGGGAAGATATCACTGTCACTCTATCGGACAAGAGCACACACAAGGCGACAGTTGTCGGCGCAGACCAGCCGACTGACCTCGCAGTTTTGAAGATCGAAACCAATAGAAGGCTTCAGACGGTAGAATTCGGAAATTCATCTGATATGAGGGTGGGTGACTGGGTCCTTGCTATCGGGAATCCTTTCCCATCTCTCGGACTCGATCGAACGGTTACCGTCGGAGTGGTTTCGGGCAAGGGCAGATCGCAGCTCTCCTTTGGATCGGAGACGCCAATTTATCAGGACTATATACAGACCGACGCATCCATCAACCCGGGTAACTCCGGCGGGCCGCTGATCAATCTGGAAGGCAAAGTGGTCGGCGTCAATTCCGCGATAGCTTCGCCGAGCGGTGGTTCTGTAGGTATCGGATTTGCAATTCCTTCCGACCTGGCTAAGCAGATTGTCTCGGAGATAATAACCGAAGGCAAGGTTGCTCGAGGGTATCTTGGGGTGCTGCCGAGAAATCTCACGACCGATGAGGCGGAGATGGTCGGTCTCGATCGGCTCATGGGAGTTTATATTGACGAAGTGACTCCCGGTTCTCCTGCTGCGGTTGGTGGCCTGAGAAATGACGATGTCATATCGACATTCAATGGGCAGGAGATCAATGGTGAACAGGATTTTCGCTTGAGAGTCGCCGCCGCCAAGAATGGAGAAGAAGTTAAGCTTGGGATCATAAGACGGGGCAAGCAGCAGCAGGTGACGGTTGTCCTCGCCGATCGAGAAGCTGCTCTTGCTGACTACACTCCCGCAACACCGAGTACGGGCAATAAGCCGGCGGAATCTGAGAACGTTTCATCGAACTGGCTTGGGATGACAGTCGCCGATTGCAGTCAAGAGCTTGCATACAGCATGGGTGTGGATTATCATGAGGGTGCAATAGTCGTTTCGGTGGACGGCAGGTCGCCTGCCGATGTCAAAGGAGTTGTTCCCGGGACAATCATCGTTGAGATCGACTACGTACCAGTAAAAGGGAAGGACGACTTTGAGAAAGTCGCAAAAGACATTGGAAATAGAGATAGGGCTATAGCATTTCATGTTTTTGATGTGACTGGCCGGATAGGCTATGTTGCCATAAAACCGCAATAA
- a CDS encoding sigma-70 family RNA polymerase sigma factor, producing MNRNAPESEAGRTAAISEQGSAKQGQTPTNGARNTKDNSEEETLHLIGLVKAGDNRAFGELVNRYQSQVANIAYRMVNDYDDAKDVSQLVFVKTADNINSYDPSKRFSTWLYRITVNASIDYIRKHRRHNHEHLDNYADSLENLDASPAQVYQMKHLRFAILKAADRLNAKQRAAFILKDMEGHEVSEVAEILNMPEATVRWYIHRARLRLRRELKGQYSLRTFGSEMVNSLIRN from the coding sequence ATGAATAGGAATGCGCCAGAATCGGAAGCTGGGAGGACTGCTGCGATCTCCGAACAGGGTTCGGCAAAGCAGGGTCAGACCCCGACAAATGGCGCACGGAACACGAAGGATAACAGTGAAGAGGAGACCTTGCACCTGATCGGACTCGTCAAGGCTGGAGACAACCGGGCGTTCGGAGAGCTTGTGAATCGTTATCAATCTCAGGTCGCCAACATCGCCTATCGGATGGTAAACGATTATGACGACGCCAAGGATGTTAGTCAATTGGTGTTTGTCAAGACCGCCGATAATATCAACAGCTACGATCCCTCCAAGAGGTTCTCGACATGGCTTTACAGAATTACAGTGAATGCGTCGATCGACTATATTCGCAAGCACAGACGTCACAATCATGAACATCTCGACAATTACGCAGACTCGCTGGAAAACCTCGATGCATCTCCGGCTCAGGTCTATCAGATGAAGCATCTCCGCTTCGCGATTCTGAAAGCCGCTGATCGACTGAATGCGAAGCAGCGAGCGGCCTTTATTCTGAAAGATATGGAGGGGCACGAGGTGAGCGAGGTGGCTGAGATACTCAACATGCCGGAAGCGACCGTGCGTTGGTATATCCACCGGGCAAGACTTAGGTTGAGACGTGAATTAAAAGGGCAGTATTCTCTTCGAACGTTCGGAAGCGAGATGGTGAACAGCCTCATTAGAAATTGA
- a CDS encoding dockerin type I repeat-containing protein, with amino-acid sequence MVHKGTSICIAAALTMLWGLLADEGLSKSKALSLQKLADSSEVIKGGYVKEYSSSFSVPEYELLGTFCWSIAVWNHTRTGTGYLSEEGNLYWYDIGESMLFDQSLVISYANDPSTTWFSMYDGSDSEVSLIPMSVLAVTHTPTYTQASCQWATPDTVVVGGIEYYIPMHPDTCVMVQRIEVCNNADTTVRIHLGEGIDWDIPDGAGGVNNRSGADPWRNEVYQFGPIGSPTENYSCGAGFGPWEIKAAADVDYIAGAAVLENDNWVDPNNGYTPAEIGTFMATHAGFVAGDPDSIENLSSFYIIAQDVELEPGECTVTCMVLASRLDGLYELQELIDKGGHWTFANGIECGASGQWCVPGDADGSGFVDIDDVVYLIAYIFSGGWPPVPITCCADADASNTVDIDDVVYLIAYIFSSGFEPVINCDPPW; translated from the coding sequence GTGGTACATAAGGGCACCAGCATCTGTATAGCCGCAGCCCTGACGATGCTCTGGGGCCTCCTGGCTGATGAGGGCTTGTCGAAGTCGAAAGCGCTCAGTCTGCAGAAGCTCGCAGATTCATCGGAAGTGATCAAAGGAGGCTATGTAAAAGAGTATTCGAGCAGCTTCAGTGTTCCAGAGTACGAACTCCTGGGAACATTCTGCTGGTCCATAGCGGTCTGGAACCATACGCGGACAGGGACAGGATATCTGTCAGAGGAAGGGAACTTATACTGGTATGACATAGGCGAGTCTATGTTGTTTGACCAGAGTTTGGTGATCAGCTATGCTAATGATCCCAGCACAACATGGTTCTCGATGTATGATGGTTCAGACAGCGAAGTCAGCCTGATCCCGATGAGTGTGTTGGCAGTTACTCATACACCAACTTACACACAGGCCAGCTGTCAATGGGCTACACCTGACACAGTTGTTGTCGGTGGTATCGAGTATTACATTCCCATGCATCCCGACACGTGCGTTATGGTCCAGCGAATCGAGGTCTGCAACAATGCTGACACGACTGTGAGGATACATCTGGGAGAAGGTATCGACTGGGATATCCCGGATGGCGCTGGCGGAGTGAATAACAGATCCGGTGCAGACCCATGGAGAAACGAAGTCTATCAGTTCGGTCCGATCGGATCACCGACGGAGAATTACAGTTGTGGTGCAGGATTCGGTCCCTGGGAGATCAAGGCAGCAGCCGATGTCGATTATATCGCAGGTGCAGCCGTTCTTGAAAACGACAACTGGGTTGATCCAAACAACGGGTATACGCCTGCCGAGATAGGCACCTTCATGGCTACGCACGCGGGATTCGTAGCAGGTGACCCAGACTCAATAGAAAACCTGAGTTCATTCTATATCATCGCTCAGGATGTTGAACTTGAACCGGGAGAATGCACGGTGACCTGTATGGTGCTCGCGTCCCGCCTTGACGGACTGTATGAACTGCAGGAGCTTATCGACAAGGGAGGACACTGGACATTTGCCAACGGCATCGAATGTGGTGCAAGTGGGCAGTGGTGCGTTCCGGGTGACGCTGACGGTAGCGGATTTGTCGATATCGACGACGTGGTCTATCTAATCGCGTATATTTTCTCAGGCGGATGGCCACCAGTCCCGATTACCTGTTGCGCCGATGCAGATGCCAGCAATACGGTTGACATCGACGACGTCGTATATCTAATAGCATACATATTTTCGAGTGGATTTGAACCGGTCATTAACTGCGATCCACCGTGGTAA
- a CDS encoding beta-galactosidase gives MITYNDRRFIIGKEEYAPYAAELHYFRIQKKYWSICFERIKKAGFKIISSIVPWNLHEDDTRNFDFSGFSDPTKDLIVFVELVREFGFKLILRPGPWVFSEYNLNGLPKFLEKYPEIFARTATGELLRSVNRADVPASYYPSIGTPRYMNFVRHYFNGLTEIIKNYVYPRGPLFLMELDSGNYFGGHFDPHLADYNEFVVKELFPIWLQDQYEEIKGLNKVYSSKYKEFQDVEPPLEFTNVPPKQMAKVFDWFKFKESLMENHLIELREMYKTFSCEPMFIRTLSFTNDFQSPLDSPRLPGEGCLDSVSLSWDHTTGENLSRVRHLRTVSEFPYVCELPVGNWSYKPERSREYYPIGADATRYMMTVGFAGGAKGVSYHMFAGRDHWYGSALASDGTIQDSYELVKTFNINAQMHEISACNPIADIGVVTYKPYAWESLLKFENEHKSLSQYLHSYTMPKFGRDLDMLKFDFGVPSLSNPASLDKFGTLVIPVSDVMDEKEQNHIIDLAKSGHNIILIGTLPQYDTAMQPCTVLVKALRCKTTKEFKLGRVTADGQEFSSMVFGFLKTTEKRKKVLAKVAQKVVALSYSKYKGTVVLISFDPSTETNHHKMTFLEQILRSCKIKRYVETSNPRIRALVHKGDKKLVLFLMNSTPPLQFKEAAGGLTRTAVRLDLKALGFKGARIKMTDLFATEEVISTTAADLSSGLYFTMSELDGRAYLLTSR, from the coding sequence ATGATCACGTATAACGATAGAAGATTCATAATCGGAAAAGAGGAGTACGCGCCGTATGCGGCCGAGCTCCATTACTTCCGTATCCAGAAGAAGTACTGGTCTATCTGCTTTGAGCGGATCAAGAAGGCTGGTTTCAAGATAATTTCTAGCATCGTCCCTTGGAATCTTCACGAGGATGACACCCGGAATTTCGATTTCTCTGGATTCTCAGATCCCACCAAAGATCTGATCGTTTTCGTTGAACTTGTCCGAGAATTCGGCTTTAAGCTTATCCTCAGGCCGGGACCATGGGTGTTTTCCGAGTACAACTTGAATGGCTTGCCGAAGTTTCTGGAGAAATATCCGGAGATATTCGCGCGCACGGCTACAGGCGAACTGCTCCGTTCTGTGAACAGGGCTGACGTTCCGGCAAGTTACTACCCTTCGATCGGTACTCCTCGGTACATGAATTTCGTGCGACATTATTTCAACGGACTGACGGAAATCATAAAGAATTACGTATATCCGCGTGGTCCTCTCTTTCTGATGGAGCTCGACTCGGGCAATTATTTCGGCGGGCATTTCGATCCACACCTCGCTGATTATAATGAATTTGTTGTCAAGGAGCTTTTCCCGATATGGCTGCAGGATCAGTACGAAGAGATCAAGGGTCTCAACAAAGTATATTCATCGAAATACAAAGAGTTTCAGGATGTCGAGCCGCCTCTGGAGTTCACGAATGTTCCTCCCAAGCAGATGGCGAAGGTCTTCGACTGGTTCAAGTTCAAAGAGAGCTTGATGGAGAACCACTTGATCGAGCTCAGAGAGATGTACAAGACTTTTTCCTGCGAGCCGATGTTCATCAGAACACTCTCCTTCACAAACGATTTCCAGTCTCCTTTGGACAGTCCGCGGTTGCCGGGTGAAGGCTGTCTGGACAGTGTCTCCCTATCGTGGGATCACACTACGGGCGAGAACCTTAGCCGTGTGAGGCATCTGAGAACTGTATCGGAATTTCCGTATGTCTGCGAACTACCGGTCGGCAATTGGAGCTACAAACCGGAAAGAAGCAGGGAATACTATCCTATAGGAGCTGATGCCACACGTTACATGATGACTGTGGGATTTGCCGGCGGTGCCAAGGGGGTCAGTTATCACATGTTTGCCGGGCGTGATCACTGGTACGGTTCGGCGCTGGCATCAGATGGGACAATTCAGGATTCGTACGAACTGGTGAAGACCTTTAATATAAACGCCCAGATGCACGAGATATCTGCATGCAATCCGATCGCGGACATTGGTGTTGTCACATATAAACCGTACGCGTGGGAGTCGCTCCTAAAGTTTGAGAACGAGCACAAGTCGCTGTCGCAGTATCTCCATTCTTATACGATGCCGAAGTTCGGCCGTGATCTGGATATGCTGAAATTCGATTTCGGTGTGCCGTCGCTGAGCAATCCTGCAAGTCTGGACAAGTTTGGTACGCTGGTCATCCCTGTTTCGGATGTTATGGATGAAAAGGAGCAGAACCACATCATTGATCTTGCGAAGAGTGGTCACAATATTATCCTGATTGGTACGCTGCCTCAGTACGATACTGCAATGCAGCCTTGCACTGTGTTGGTGAAGGCTCTCAGATGCAAGACTACTAAAGAGTTTAAGCTGGGGAGAGTCACTGCCGACGGTCAGGAATTCTCATCGATGGTTTTCGGATTCCTGAAGACCACCGAGAAGCGTAAGAAAGTTCTGGCTAAGGTGGCGCAGAAGGTGGTTGCTCTGTCGTATTCGAAGTACAAGGGGACCGTGGTGCTGATTTCTTTCGATCCCTCCACTGAGACCAATCACCACAAGATGACCTTCCTGGAACAGATTCTAAGAAGCTGCAAAATCAAGAGATATGTCGAGACGTCGAACCCGAGGATCAGGGCATTGGTCCATAAAGGTGATAAGAAGCTCGTTTTATTCCTGATGAACTCCACTCCTCCGTTACAGTTCAAAGAGGCAGCTGGTGGACTTACTCGTACAGCAGTCAGGTTAGATCTCAAGGCTCTAGGCTTCAAGGGGGCCAGGATCAAGATGACCGATCTTTTTGCAACCGAGGAAGTAATAAGCACAACCGCTGCCGATCTCTCCAGCGGCCTCTATTTTACCATGTCCGAACTGGACGGTCGTGCCTATTTGCTGACAAGTCGGTAA
- a CDS encoding sigma-70 family RNA polymerase sigma factor, producing the protein MPRQSRKYRDEDRSLDLYLREIGETPLLKPEEEVELACRIHDGDQAALEQLTKANLRFVVSVAKQYQNQGLSLADLINEGNIGLIKAAKRFDETRGFKFISYAVWWIRQAILQALAEQSRIVRLPLNRVGTLHKIGKISSSLEQTYGREPSPDEIAEELELTTAEVSDTLKISNTHLSLDAPFSSSEDNSLIDVLEDEFQPAPDEALLQHSLKLEIEKALETLTPREAEVINLYFGLSHEKALTLEEIGARFALTRERVRQIKEKAIRRLRHASRSRSLRAYLS; encoded by the coding sequence TTGCCAAGGCAATCGAGAAAATATCGCGACGAAGATAGGTCACTTGACCTTTATCTTCGCGAAATCGGTGAGACTCCTCTTTTGAAACCAGAGGAAGAGGTAGAACTGGCTTGCAGGATCCACGATGGAGATCAGGCAGCACTTGAGCAACTTACCAAGGCGAACTTGCGTTTTGTTGTCTCAGTAGCCAAACAGTATCAGAATCAGGGTTTGTCACTGGCCGATTTAATTAATGAAGGCAATATTGGCCTTATCAAAGCGGCAAAGAGATTTGACGAGACCCGTGGATTCAAGTTCATCTCCTATGCGGTGTGGTGGATCAGACAGGCTATCTTGCAGGCTCTTGCTGAGCAGTCAAGAATAGTACGGCTTCCTCTTAATCGCGTGGGAACTCTGCACAAAATCGGTAAGATTTCGAGCTCGCTCGAACAGACATATGGCAGAGAGCCCTCGCCGGACGAAATAGCGGAAGAGTTAGAGCTGACTACGGCGGAAGTTTCCGATACGCTCAAGATATCGAACACGCATTTATCGCTCGACGCTCCTTTCTCTTCTTCTGAGGATAACAGTCTCATCGATGTTCTGGAGGATGAATTTCAGCCTGCCCCAGACGAAGCTCTGCTCCAGCATTCTCTGAAGCTCGAAATCGAGAAAGCGCTGGAAACACTCACGCCGCGCGAGGCAGAGGTTATCAATCTTTATTTCGGGTTGAGCCATGAAAAAGCTCTGACTCTGGAAGAGATTGGAGCCCGTTTCGCGTTGACTCGTGAAAGAGTCCGGCAGATCAAGGAAAAGGCAATTCGCAGGCTTAGGCACGCCTCCAGGTCGAGATCTCTGAGAGCATACCTCAGCTAA
- a CDS encoding sigma-70 family RNA polymerase sigma factor yields the protein MAEGPEKQVQDDLLIARALEGDQKAYESLLVRHRKAIFHVVTKIVRNQDEAQDLVQETFMKAFNALASYRSEYRFSTWLYKIAANCAIDFVRKKRIEALSLDRPIQTKDGQVEFELPDRTWDPERNLVRKQKLQSIDEAIDSLPDKYREVIIYRHRDDKSYEEIADILGTPVGTVKARIFRARELLKKKLKSIR from the coding sequence ATGGCAGAGGGACCAGAAAAGCAGGTTCAAGACGATCTTCTGATTGCCAGGGCTCTTGAGGGCGATCAGAAAGCCTATGAGTCCCTTTTGGTCAGACACAGAAAGGCGATATTCCATGTAGTCACGAAGATCGTCAGGAATCAGGATGAAGCGCAGGATCTTGTGCAGGAGACCTTCATGAAGGCCTTCAATGCACTTGCTTCATATCGCTCCGAATACCGATTCTCGACGTGGCTGTACAAAATCGCCGCCAACTGTGCAATAGACTTCGTGCGGAAGAAACGGATTGAGGCGTTGTCGCTTGACAGGCCAATCCAAACCAAGGATGGTCAGGTAGAATTCGAGTTGCCCGACCGGACATGGGACCCGGAGCGAAACCTGGTTCGAAAGCAGAAGCTCCAGTCCATTGACGAGGCTATTGATTCACTGCCGGACAAGTATCGGGAGGTTATCATCTACAGGCACAGGGACGACAAGTCGTATGAAGAGATCGCCGATATACTTGGTACACCTGTCGGGACAGTCAAGGCACGAATATTCAGAGCGCGAGAGCTGCTGAAGAAGAAGCTCAAGTCGATTCGGTAG
- a CDS encoding M23 family metallopeptidase, which translates to MQRRKYTILVIPNGKGKSYRFSVDSVILTSLAAFSIIFAAFTFFFSYDYFFEQFDKSKLAHLQSEKVLLCNKIDGMSSTIIDLQDSYENIVDKEKAIRAIFDLPDIDPQERQLGIGGPELFDYTDKSDAEMLAYQTESEIDELVRLSTFETQQFKAIYEKLLDKKDDLDHMPSIMPCAGYLTRGYGIKKHPISGFKSLHAGLDIANRTGTPVYATASGVVSSVGNNGRLGKTVVIDHGNGIKTKYGHLNKYTVKKGTKVNRGDKIAEMGSTGYSTGTHLHYEVQLNGQSVNPQKFVLSPEMVNEHSSVY; encoded by the coding sequence ATGCAACGTAGGAAATACACCATACTTGTCATCCCCAATGGGAAGGGCAAGTCTTACCGTTTCTCGGTCGATTCAGTTATCCTGACATCACTCGCAGCATTCTCGATAATATTCGCCGCGTTCACTTTCTTCTTCTCGTACGATTATTTCTTCGAACAATTTGACAAGAGCAAGCTGGCACATCTTCAGTCAGAAAAAGTACTCTTGTGCAATAAAATAGATGGCATGAGCAGCACGATCATCGATCTGCAGGATAGCTATGAGAACATTGTCGATAAAGAAAAGGCTATCCGCGCGATATTCGATTTGCCAGATATCGACCCGCAGGAAAGACAGCTCGGTATCGGTGGTCCGGAACTGTTCGATTACACAGATAAGAGCGACGCGGAAATGCTGGCGTACCAGACCGAATCAGAAATCGATGAGCTGGTACGGCTCTCGACTTTTGAGACGCAGCAGTTCAAAGCAATTTATGAGAAACTTCTGGATAAGAAGGATGACCTGGATCACATGCCGTCGATCATGCCATGTGCCGGTTATCTCACGCGCGGGTACGGAATCAAGAAGCATCCCATTTCCGGTTTCAAGAGTCTGCACGCAGGTCTCGACATCGCCAATCGCACGGGGACTCCGGTGTATGCTACCGCCAGCGGTGTTGTCTCGTCAGTCGGCAACAATGGACGGCTCGGGAAGACAGTCGTGATTGATCACGGCAACGGCATCAAGACGAAATATGGCCATCTCAATAAATACACTGTCAAGAAGGGCACGAAAGTCAACCGTGGCGACAAGATCGCCGAGATGGGAAGCACCGGTTATTCCACCGGCACTCACCTGCACTACGAAGTACAACTCAACGGCCAGTCGGTCAATCCTCAGAAATTTGTTCTGTCACCCGAGATGGTGAACGAGCATTCTTCGGTTTACTAG
- a CDS encoding polymer-forming cytoskeletal protein, with the protein MTRALLILLIMAVLVPVGLPAPPEPPPAPDVEEIDSILQELDQSESLDKARDQSEKAQELEELQRQEALDALDELDALDESGALDELYFEGKKFVEIRIDDDGIRATDVDGNEYVFQPPQDELDYDPPYDAPQPGSGKPPIVEFGDVYIAYDDEVDGDVVCVGGNVTVDGVIDGTIFSTGSVTLGPNAIVTGDVVAKRIQKDPGAEVQGRFKKFDPKYFPFPSGGDIGLPGLFTWFMVALYIVVFSFLVMVIFRRPVERIKYQIERGAAKNLLVGFLLVLGIGPFFVLLCITIVGIPVAVLIYPFAIVGATILGTVGTAHYIGQRLGKTSGSLRFTSRFMTMIMGVIAFMLLWLISGFFQVTGAEVASGIFFGFGTAVVAAVLCIGYGAIWFSRFGTRPKDIGNCAGSSDSTRNGGLGGDETVLPDAVQEN; encoded by the coding sequence TTGACCCGTGCGCTCCTCATACTGCTGATTATGGCTGTTCTGGTCCCGGTCGGACTGCCGGCGCCACCTGAACCGCCGCCCGCTCCCGATGTCGAAGAAATCGATTCTATCCTTCAGGAACTTGATCAGTCGGAGTCTCTTGACAAGGCGAGAGATCAGTCTGAGAAGGCGCAGGAGCTAGAAGAACTCCAGCGACAGGAGGCCCTCGACGCTTTGGACGAATTGGATGCTCTCGACGAATCAGGTGCTCTTGACGAGTTGTATTTTGAGGGCAAGAAGTTCGTTGAAATCCGTATCGACGATGATGGCATCCGCGCAACCGACGTAGATGGCAACGAGTATGTTTTTCAACCGCCTCAAGACGAACTCGACTACGATCCACCATATGACGCACCACAACCCGGAAGTGGAAAGCCGCCTATCGTTGAATTCGGCGATGTCTACATAGCATACGATGATGAAGTGGACGGTGACGTTGTTTGTGTCGGCGGAAATGTAACAGTCGATGGCGTGATCGATGGTACGATATTCTCTACCGGGTCAGTCACTCTGGGACCAAACGCGATTGTGACAGGCGATGTTGTTGCAAAGAGGATTCAGAAAGACCCGGGTGCGGAAGTCCAGGGACGATTCAAGAAGTTCGACCCCAAATATTTCCCGTTCCCGTCCGGCGGTGACATAGGTCTGCCGGGACTTTTCACTTGGTTCATGGTGGCGCTCTATATTGTAGTCTTCTCATTCCTGGTCATGGTGATATTCCGCAGGCCTGTGGAGCGCATCAAGTATCAGATTGAAAGAGGTGCCGCAAAGAACCTGCTGGTGGGCTTTCTCCTGGTTCTCGGAATAGGTCCCTTCTTTGTGCTACTCTGCATCACTATTGTTGGCATTCCGGTAGCCGTGTTGATATATCCATTTGCGATAGTAGGCGCAACCATACTGGGGACGGTAGGGACTGCGCACTATATTGGCCAGCGACTCGGAAAAACCTCCGGCAGTCTCAGGTTCACATCCAGATTCATGACTATGATAATGGGAGTCATTGCTTTCATGTTGCTGTGGCTCATTTCCGGGTTCTTCCAGGTGACAGGGGCTGAAGTTGCCTCTGGTATTTTCTTTGGATTCGGCACAGCCGTAGTTGCAGCTGTGCTCTGTATCGGATATGGAGCAATCTGGTTCTCGCGATTTGGGACTCGCCCCAAAGACATAGGCAACTGCGCCGGAAGCAGCGATTCGACGCGTAACGGTGGCTTGGGCGGCGACGAGACAGTCTTGCCCGACGCTGTGCAGGAGAATTGA